A region from the Manihot esculenta cultivar AM560-2 chromosome 13, M.esculenta_v8, whole genome shotgun sequence genome encodes:
- the LOC110629885 gene encoding glucose-6-phosphate 1-dehydrogenase 1, chloroplastic isoform X1, which yields MATRLMTPPSSSSTNFSPSSSFNNEAKLFTRFISRSRKSCLSTWVSQIHSKMNAKKHFRLKSSNGHPLNAVSLHYGLDGKPIAKENIESPGKERQSILISEAEKGESTLSITVVGASGDLAKKKIFPALFALFYEDCLPENFTVFGYARTKLTDEELRNMISKTLTCRIDKRENCEDKMDQFLKRCFYQAGQYNSEEHFSELDKKLKEKEDGKLSNRLFYLSVPPNIFVDVVRCASCSAASANGWTRVIVEKPFGRDSESSGELTRCLKQYLNEDQIFRIDHYLGKELVENLSVLRFSNLVFEPLWSRNYIRNVQLIFSEDFGTEGRGGYFDNYGIIRDIMQNHLLQILALFAMETPVSLDAEDIRNEKVKVLRSMKPLQLEDVIVGQYKGHSKGGRSYPAYTDDPMVPNDSLTPTFAAAALFINNARWDGIPFLMKAGKALHTKRAEIRVQFRHVPGNLYKRNFGTDLDKATNELVLRVQPDEAIYLKINNKVPGLGMRLDRSDLNLLYRARYRKEIPDAYERLLLDAIEGERRLFIRSDELDAAWALFTPLLKELEEKKIVPELYPYGSRGPVGAHYLAAKHNVRWGDLGNEMYE from the exons ATGGCTACACGTTTGATGACTCCTCCTTCATCTTCTTCAACCAACTTCTCTCCCTCCTCGTCTTTCAACAATGAGGCAAAACTCTTCACTAGATTTATTTCCAGGTCAAGAAAATCTTGTCTCTCCACATGGGTATCTCAGATTCATTCAAAAATGAATGCCAAAAAGCATTTCCGCCTCAAATCCTCCAATGGGCATCCTCTAAATGCTGTCTCTTTGCATTATG GTTTAGATGGAAAGCCTATAGCTAAAGAAAATATTGAATCTCCTGGGAAAGAGAGGCAATCCATTCTCATATCAGAAGCCGAGAAAGGAGAGTCTACTCTCAGCATTACTGTTGTTGGGGCTTCAGGGGACCTTGCTAAAAAGAAGATTTTTCCTGCACTTTTTGCTCTTTTCTATGAAGATTGTCTACCTGAG AATTTTACAGTTTTTGGTTATGCTCGAACTAAGTTAACTGATGAGGAGCTAAGGAACATGATTAGTAAGACGTTGACTTGCAGAATTGACAAGAG GGAAAATTGTGAAGACAAAATGGATCAGTTCTTGAAACGGTGCTTTTATCAGGCGGGTCAGTACAACTCTGAGGAACATTTTTCAGAATTGGACAAAAAGTTGAAAGAGAAAGAG GATGGAAAATTGTCAAATAGGCTGTTTTACTTATCAGTCCCTCCAAACATATTTGTGGATGTGGTAAGATGTGCTAGTTGCAGTGCTGCTTCTGCAAATGGGTGGACAAGGGTGATCGTTGAGAAGCCATTTGGTCGTGACTCTGAATCATCCGGTGAGCTAACCAGATGTTTGAAGCAGTATCTGAATGAAGATCAAATATTCAG gattgatcattaCTTGGGCAAGGAGCTGGTTGAGAATCTATCAGTACTTCGTTTCTCGAATCTTGTTTTTGAGCCATTATGGTCAAGGAACTACATTCGCAATGTGCAACTGATATTTTCTGAAGATTTTGGCACAGAGGGACGTGGAGG ATACTTTGACAACTATGGAATCATAAGAGACATAATGCAAAACCATCTGTTACAAATACTAGCATTATTTGCAATGGAGACCCCAGTTAGCTTAGATGCTGAGGATATTAGGAATGAAAAG GTGAAGGTTCTGAGATCGATGAAACCACTGCAACTTGAAGATGTAATTGTGGGCCAGTATAAGGGCCACAGCAAGGGTGGTAGATCATATCCCGCTTATACAGATGATCCAATGGTGCCAAATGATAGTCTTACACCAACATTTGCAGCAGCAGCTCTTTTCATTAACAATGCCAGATGGGATGGAATTCCTTTTCTTATGAAAGCAGGCAAAGCTCTTCATACTAAACG AGCAGAGATCAGAGTGCAGTTCAGACATGTTCCAGGTAACTTGTACAAGCGGAATTTTGGAACTGATTTAGATAAGGCTACAAATGAGCTCGTACTTCGTGTACAGCCAGATGAAGCGATTTATCTGAAGATCAATAACAAAGTTCCTGGACTTGGAATGAGATTAGATCGCAGCGACCTAAATTTGCTATACCGAGCAAG GTATCGGAAAGAAATACCAGATGCATATGAGAGGCTTCTTTTAGATGCAATAGAAGGAGAGCGAAGGTTATTTATCAGAAGCGATGAGCTTGATGCTGCTTGGGCACTATTCACACCATTGTTAAAGGAACTCGAAGAAAAGAAGATCGTTCCGGAGCTTTACCCCTATGGTAGCAGAGGACCAGTTGGAGCACATTATCTTGCTGCAAAACACAATGTTAGATGGGGAGATCTTGGCAATGAAATGTATGAATAG
- the LOC110629885 gene encoding glucose-6-phosphate 1-dehydrogenase 1, chloroplastic isoform X2 gives MATRLMTPPSSSSTNFSPSSSFNNEAKLFTRFISRSRKSCLSTWVSQIHSKMNAKKHFRLKSSNGHPLNAVSLHYDGKPIAKENIESPGKERQSILISEAEKGESTLSITVVGASGDLAKKKIFPALFALFYEDCLPENFTVFGYARTKLTDEELRNMISKTLTCRIDKRENCEDKMDQFLKRCFYQAGQYNSEEHFSELDKKLKEKEDGKLSNRLFYLSVPPNIFVDVVRCASCSAASANGWTRVIVEKPFGRDSESSGELTRCLKQYLNEDQIFRIDHYLGKELVENLSVLRFSNLVFEPLWSRNYIRNVQLIFSEDFGTEGRGGYFDNYGIIRDIMQNHLLQILALFAMETPVSLDAEDIRNEKVKVLRSMKPLQLEDVIVGQYKGHSKGGRSYPAYTDDPMVPNDSLTPTFAAAALFINNARWDGIPFLMKAGKALHTKRAEIRVQFRHVPGNLYKRNFGTDLDKATNELVLRVQPDEAIYLKINNKVPGLGMRLDRSDLNLLYRARYRKEIPDAYERLLLDAIEGERRLFIRSDELDAAWALFTPLLKELEEKKIVPELYPYGSRGPVGAHYLAAKHNVRWGDLGNEMYE, from the exons ATGGCTACACGTTTGATGACTCCTCCTTCATCTTCTTCAACCAACTTCTCTCCCTCCTCGTCTTTCAACAATGAGGCAAAACTCTTCACTAGATTTATTTCCAGGTCAAGAAAATCTTGTCTCTCCACATGGGTATCTCAGATTCATTCAAAAATGAATGCCAAAAAGCATTTCCGCCTCAAATCCTCCAATGGGCATCCTCTAAATGCTGTCTCTTTGCATTATG ATGGAAAGCCTATAGCTAAAGAAAATATTGAATCTCCTGGGAAAGAGAGGCAATCCATTCTCATATCAGAAGCCGAGAAAGGAGAGTCTACTCTCAGCATTACTGTTGTTGGGGCTTCAGGGGACCTTGCTAAAAAGAAGATTTTTCCTGCACTTTTTGCTCTTTTCTATGAAGATTGTCTACCTGAG AATTTTACAGTTTTTGGTTATGCTCGAACTAAGTTAACTGATGAGGAGCTAAGGAACATGATTAGTAAGACGTTGACTTGCAGAATTGACAAGAG GGAAAATTGTGAAGACAAAATGGATCAGTTCTTGAAACGGTGCTTTTATCAGGCGGGTCAGTACAACTCTGAGGAACATTTTTCAGAATTGGACAAAAAGTTGAAAGAGAAAGAG GATGGAAAATTGTCAAATAGGCTGTTTTACTTATCAGTCCCTCCAAACATATTTGTGGATGTGGTAAGATGTGCTAGTTGCAGTGCTGCTTCTGCAAATGGGTGGACAAGGGTGATCGTTGAGAAGCCATTTGGTCGTGACTCTGAATCATCCGGTGAGCTAACCAGATGTTTGAAGCAGTATCTGAATGAAGATCAAATATTCAG gattgatcattaCTTGGGCAAGGAGCTGGTTGAGAATCTATCAGTACTTCGTTTCTCGAATCTTGTTTTTGAGCCATTATGGTCAAGGAACTACATTCGCAATGTGCAACTGATATTTTCTGAAGATTTTGGCACAGAGGGACGTGGAGG ATACTTTGACAACTATGGAATCATAAGAGACATAATGCAAAACCATCTGTTACAAATACTAGCATTATTTGCAATGGAGACCCCAGTTAGCTTAGATGCTGAGGATATTAGGAATGAAAAG GTGAAGGTTCTGAGATCGATGAAACCACTGCAACTTGAAGATGTAATTGTGGGCCAGTATAAGGGCCACAGCAAGGGTGGTAGATCATATCCCGCTTATACAGATGATCCAATGGTGCCAAATGATAGTCTTACACCAACATTTGCAGCAGCAGCTCTTTTCATTAACAATGCCAGATGGGATGGAATTCCTTTTCTTATGAAAGCAGGCAAAGCTCTTCATACTAAACG AGCAGAGATCAGAGTGCAGTTCAGACATGTTCCAGGTAACTTGTACAAGCGGAATTTTGGAACTGATTTAGATAAGGCTACAAATGAGCTCGTACTTCGTGTACAGCCAGATGAAGCGATTTATCTGAAGATCAATAACAAAGTTCCTGGACTTGGAATGAGATTAGATCGCAGCGACCTAAATTTGCTATACCGAGCAAG GTATCGGAAAGAAATACCAGATGCATATGAGAGGCTTCTTTTAGATGCAATAGAAGGAGAGCGAAGGTTATTTATCAGAAGCGATGAGCTTGATGCTGCTTGGGCACTATTCACACCATTGTTAAAGGAACTCGAAGAAAAGAAGATCGTTCCGGAGCTTTACCCCTATGGTAGCAGAGGACCAGTTGGAGCACATTATCTTGCTGCAAAACACAATGTTAGATGGGGAGATCTTGGCAATGAAATGTATGAATAG